A genomic window from Glycine max cultivar Williams 82 chromosome 17, Glycine_max_v4.0, whole genome shotgun sequence includes:
- the LOC100812851 gene encoding uncharacterized protein isoform X3: MVGSLSISTSFVNDYVYGLAGTSPETETLSECGSHVSFPVFSLCFFFFTRCSLWSLHKALTEPLGTLSLDVWRFVHELGYSNESSSKTKGELYSVVCSPIDAALVATAGGDDRGFLWKIGQADWAFELQGNGFLRGFLHLGITYHSILKANMKKVKHLVEPPDSKTKLSLWKADLAQEGSFDEAIKGCTGVFHVATPMDFDSKDTEGKIKQTMDKAFWDGIMENEAGEKRPCITFFQRHGWSIMKFIPYGTVYVGICVV, translated from the exons ATGGTTGGATCACTATCTATTTCAACGAGCTTCGTTAATGATTATGTATATG GCTTAGCCGGGACTTCACCGGAAACAGAAACTTTGTCAGAATGTGGAAGCCACGTGTCGTTCCCAGTGTTCTctctttgcttcttcttcttcactcgTTGCTCGCTATGGTCTCTGCACAAGGCATTAACAGAACCACTTGGAACACTCTCACTG GATGTTTGGAGATTTGTGCATGAATTAGGCTACAGCAATGAATCATCATCTAAAACCAAAG GGGAGTTGTACTCAGTTGTCTGCAGCCCAATAGATGCAGCCTTGGTGGCTACTGCAGGCGGTGATGACAGAGGATTTCTCTGGAAGATTGGCCAAGCGGATTGGGCTTTTGAGCTTCAAG GCAATGGGTTTCTGAGAGGTTTTCTGCATCTTGGGATCACTTATCATAGCATTCTCAAAG CTAACATGAAGAAGGTGAAGCATTTGGTGGAGCCGCCAGATTCCAAGACCAAATTGTCTCTGTGGAAGGCTGATCTTGCTCAAGAGGGAAGCTTTGATGAAGCCATTAAAGGTTGCACTGGTGTTTTCCATGTGGCAACCCCCATGGATTTTGACTCCAAGGACACTGAG GGGAAAATAAAGCAGACAATGGACAAGGCCTTTTGGGATGGTATCATGGAAAATGAAGCAGGTGAAAAAAGGCCTTGCATCACATTCTTCCAAAGACATGGGTGgtcaattatgaaatttatcCCTTATGGTACGGTATATGTAGGAATATGTGTTGTATAA
- the LOC100812851 gene encoding uncharacterized protein isoform X2 produces the protein MGCGKKWLLLWFIMYEPRIVSIEEKKTQEEFISQLFDPTSGLLTQDTKQERTCHYCTSGSVARTKGKRFQNMIHFSNRKDVWRFVHELGYSNESSSKTKGELYSVVCSPIDAALVATAGGDDRGFLWKIGQADWAFELQGNGFLRGFLHLGITYHSILKANMKKVKHLVEPPDSKTKLSLWKADLAQEGSFDEAIKGCTGVFHVATPMDFDSKDTEGKIKQTMDKAFWDGIMENEAGEKRPCITFFQRHGWSIMKFIPYGTVYVGICVV, from the exons ATGGGAT GTGGAAAGAAATGGCTTCTGCTTTGGTTCATTATGTATGAACCCAGAATTGTCAGCATtgaagagaagaaaactcaAGAAGAATTCATTAGCCAACTATTTGATCCAACATCTGGACTATTAACTCAGGACACG AAACAGGAAAGGACATGCCATTATTGCACCAGTGGGTCAGTTGCTAGAACGAAAGGCAAACGATTTCAAAATATGATCCATTTCTCCAACCGAAAG GATGTTTGGAGATTTGTGCATGAATTAGGCTACAGCAATGAATCATCATCTAAAACCAAAG GGGAGTTGTACTCAGTTGTCTGCAGCCCAATAGATGCAGCCTTGGTGGCTACTGCAGGCGGTGATGACAGAGGATTTCTCTGGAAGATTGGCCAAGCGGATTGGGCTTTTGAGCTTCAAG GCAATGGGTTTCTGAGAGGTTTTCTGCATCTTGGGATCACTTATCATAGCATTCTCAAAG CTAACATGAAGAAGGTGAAGCATTTGGTGGAGCCGCCAGATTCCAAGACCAAATTGTCTCTGTGGAAGGCTGATCTTGCTCAAGAGGGAAGCTTTGATGAAGCCATTAAAGGTTGCACTGGTGTTTTCCATGTGGCAACCCCCATGGATTTTGACTCCAAGGACACTGAG GGGAAAATAAAGCAGACAATGGACAAGGCCTTTTGGGATGGTATCATGGAAAATGAAGCAGGTGAAAAAAGGCCTTGCATCACATTCTTCCAAAGACATGGGTGgtcaattatgaaatttatcCCTTATGGTACGGTATATGTAGGAATATGTGTTGTATAA
- the LOC100812851 gene encoding uncharacterized protein isoform X1, whose protein sequence is MHGIGGKKWLLLWFIMYEPRIVSIEEKKTQEEFISQLFDPTSGLLTQDTKQERTCHYCTSGSVARTKGKRFQNMIHFSNRKDVWRFVHELGYSNESSSKTKGELYSVVCSPIDAALVATAGGDDRGFLWKIGQADWAFELQGNGFLRGFLHLGITYHSILKANMKKVKHLVEPPDSKTKLSLWKADLAQEGSFDEAIKGCTGVFHVATPMDFDSKDTEGKIKQTMDKAFWDGIMENEAGEKRPCITFFQRHGWSIMKFIPYGTVYVGICVV, encoded by the exons atgcATGGGAT AGGTGGAAAGAAATGGCTTCTGCTTTGGTTCATTATGTATGAACCCAGAATTGTCAGCATtgaagagaagaaaactcaAGAAGAATTCATTAGCCAACTATTTGATCCAACATCTGGACTATTAACTCAGGACACG AAACAGGAAAGGACATGCCATTATTGCACCAGTGGGTCAGTTGCTAGAACGAAAGGCAAACGATTTCAAAATATGATCCATTTCTCCAACCGAAAG GATGTTTGGAGATTTGTGCATGAATTAGGCTACAGCAATGAATCATCATCTAAAACCAAAG GGGAGTTGTACTCAGTTGTCTGCAGCCCAATAGATGCAGCCTTGGTGGCTACTGCAGGCGGTGATGACAGAGGATTTCTCTGGAAGATTGGCCAAGCGGATTGGGCTTTTGAGCTTCAAG GCAATGGGTTTCTGAGAGGTTTTCTGCATCTTGGGATCACTTATCATAGCATTCTCAAAG CTAACATGAAGAAGGTGAAGCATTTGGTGGAGCCGCCAGATTCCAAGACCAAATTGTCTCTGTGGAAGGCTGATCTTGCTCAAGAGGGAAGCTTTGATGAAGCCATTAAAGGTTGCACTGGTGTTTTCCATGTGGCAACCCCCATGGATTTTGACTCCAAGGACACTGAG GGGAAAATAAAGCAGACAATGGACAAGGCCTTTTGGGATGGTATCATGGAAAATGAAGCAGGTGAAAAAAGGCCTTGCATCACATTCTTCCAAAGACATGGGTGgtcaattatgaaatttatcCCTTATGGTACGGTATATGTAGGAATATGTGTTGTATAA
- the LOC100812851 gene encoding uncharacterized protein isoform X6, producing MWKPRVVPSVLSLLLLLHSLLAMVSAQGINRTTWNTLTGELYSVVCSPIDAALVATAGGDDRGFLWKIGQADWAFELQGNGFLRGFLHLGITYHSILKANMKKVKHLVEPPDSKTKLSLWKADLAQEGSFDEAIKGCTGVFHVATPMDFDSKDTEGKIKQTMDKAFWDGIMENEAGEKRPCITFFQRHGWSIMKFIPYGTVYVGICVV from the exons ATGTGGAAGCCACGTGTCGTTCCCAGTGTTCTctctttgcttcttcttcttcactcgTTGCTCGCTATGGTCTCTGCACAAGGCATTAACAGAACCACTTGGAACACTCTCACTG GGGAGTTGTACTCAGTTGTCTGCAGCCCAATAGATGCAGCCTTGGTGGCTACTGCAGGCGGTGATGACAGAGGATTTCTCTGGAAGATTGGCCAAGCGGATTGGGCTTTTGAGCTTCAAG GCAATGGGTTTCTGAGAGGTTTTCTGCATCTTGGGATCACTTATCATAGCATTCTCAAAG CTAACATGAAGAAGGTGAAGCATTTGGTGGAGCCGCCAGATTCCAAGACCAAATTGTCTCTGTGGAAGGCTGATCTTGCTCAAGAGGGAAGCTTTGATGAAGCCATTAAAGGTTGCACTGGTGTTTTCCATGTGGCAACCCCCATGGATTTTGACTCCAAGGACACTGAG GGGAAAATAAAGCAGACAATGGACAAGGCCTTTTGGGATGGTATCATGGAAAATGAAGCAGGTGAAAAAAGGCCTTGCATCACATTCTTCCAAAGACATGGGTGgtcaattatgaaatttatcCCTTATGGTACGGTATATGTAGGAATATGTGTTGTATAA
- the LOC100812851 gene encoding uncharacterized protein isoform X4, which yields MYEPRIVSIEEKKTQEEFISQLFDPTSGLLTQDTKQERTCHYCTSGSVARTKGKRFQNMIHFSNRKDVWRFVHELGYSNESSSKTKGELYSVVCSPIDAALVATAGGDDRGFLWKIGQADWAFELQGNGFLRGFLHLGITYHSILKANMKKVKHLVEPPDSKTKLSLWKADLAQEGSFDEAIKGCTGVFHVATPMDFDSKDTEGKIKQTMDKAFWDGIMENEAGEKRPCITFFQRHGWSIMKFIPYGTVYVGICVV from the exons ATGTATGAACCCAGAATTGTCAGCATtgaagagaagaaaactcaAGAAGAATTCATTAGCCAACTATTTGATCCAACATCTGGACTATTAACTCAGGACACG AAACAGGAAAGGACATGCCATTATTGCACCAGTGGGTCAGTTGCTAGAACGAAAGGCAAACGATTTCAAAATATGATCCATTTCTCCAACCGAAAG GATGTTTGGAGATTTGTGCATGAATTAGGCTACAGCAATGAATCATCATCTAAAACCAAAG GGGAGTTGTACTCAGTTGTCTGCAGCCCAATAGATGCAGCCTTGGTGGCTACTGCAGGCGGTGATGACAGAGGATTTCTCTGGAAGATTGGCCAAGCGGATTGGGCTTTTGAGCTTCAAG GCAATGGGTTTCTGAGAGGTTTTCTGCATCTTGGGATCACTTATCATAGCATTCTCAAAG CTAACATGAAGAAGGTGAAGCATTTGGTGGAGCCGCCAGATTCCAAGACCAAATTGTCTCTGTGGAAGGCTGATCTTGCTCAAGAGGGAAGCTTTGATGAAGCCATTAAAGGTTGCACTGGTGTTTTCCATGTGGCAACCCCCATGGATTTTGACTCCAAGGACACTGAG GGGAAAATAAAGCAGACAATGGACAAGGCCTTTTGGGATGGTATCATGGAAAATGAAGCAGGTGAAAAAAGGCCTTGCATCACATTCTTCCAAAGACATGGGTGgtcaattatgaaatttatcCCTTATGGTACGGTATATGTAGGAATATGTGTTGTATAA
- the LOC100812851 gene encoding uncharacterized protein isoform X8, whose amino-acid sequence MNDYFGKDVWRFVHELGYSNESSSKTKGELYSVVCSPIDAALVATAGGDDRGFLWKIGQADWAFELQGNGFLRGFLHLGITYHSILKANMKKVKHLVEPPDSKTKLSLWKADLAQEGSFDEAIKGCTGVFHVATPMDFDSKDTEGKIKQTMDKAFWDGIMENEAGEKRPCITFFQRHGWSIMKFIPYGTVYVGICVV is encoded by the exons ATGAATGATTACTTTGGTAAG GATGTTTGGAGATTTGTGCATGAATTAGGCTACAGCAATGAATCATCATCTAAAACCAAAG GGGAGTTGTACTCAGTTGTCTGCAGCCCAATAGATGCAGCCTTGGTGGCTACTGCAGGCGGTGATGACAGAGGATTTCTCTGGAAGATTGGCCAAGCGGATTGGGCTTTTGAGCTTCAAG GCAATGGGTTTCTGAGAGGTTTTCTGCATCTTGGGATCACTTATCATAGCATTCTCAAAG CTAACATGAAGAAGGTGAAGCATTTGGTGGAGCCGCCAGATTCCAAGACCAAATTGTCTCTGTGGAAGGCTGATCTTGCTCAAGAGGGAAGCTTTGATGAAGCCATTAAAGGTTGCACTGGTGTTTTCCATGTGGCAACCCCCATGGATTTTGACTCCAAGGACACTGAG GGGAAAATAAAGCAGACAATGGACAAGGCCTTTTGGGATGGTATCATGGAAAATGAAGCAGGTGAAAAAAGGCCTTGCATCACATTCTTCCAAAGACATGGGTGgtcaattatgaaatttatcCCTTATGGTACGGTATATGTAGGAATATGTGTTGTATAA
- the LOC100812851 gene encoding uncharacterized protein isoform X7, with product MIHFSNRKDVWRFVHELGYSNESSSKTKGELYSVVCSPIDAALVATAGGDDRGFLWKIGQADWAFELQGNGFLRGFLHLGITYHSILKANMKKVKHLVEPPDSKTKLSLWKADLAQEGSFDEAIKGCTGVFHVATPMDFDSKDTEGKIKQTMDKAFWDGIMENEAGEKRPCITFFQRHGWSIMKFIPYGTVYVGICVV from the exons ATGATCCATTTCTCCAACCGAAAG GATGTTTGGAGATTTGTGCATGAATTAGGCTACAGCAATGAATCATCATCTAAAACCAAAG GGGAGTTGTACTCAGTTGTCTGCAGCCCAATAGATGCAGCCTTGGTGGCTACTGCAGGCGGTGATGACAGAGGATTTCTCTGGAAGATTGGCCAAGCGGATTGGGCTTTTGAGCTTCAAG GCAATGGGTTTCTGAGAGGTTTTCTGCATCTTGGGATCACTTATCATAGCATTCTCAAAG CTAACATGAAGAAGGTGAAGCATTTGGTGGAGCCGCCAGATTCCAAGACCAAATTGTCTCTGTGGAAGGCTGATCTTGCTCAAGAGGGAAGCTTTGATGAAGCCATTAAAGGTTGCACTGGTGTTTTCCATGTGGCAACCCCCATGGATTTTGACTCCAAGGACACTGAG GGGAAAATAAAGCAGACAATGGACAAGGCCTTTTGGGATGGTATCATGGAAAATGAAGCAGGTGAAAAAAGGCCTTGCATCACATTCTTCCAAAGACATGGGTGgtcaattatgaaatttatcCCTTATGGTACGGTATATGTAGGAATATGTGTTGTATAA
- the LOC100812851 gene encoding uncharacterized protein isoform X5 has translation MHGIGGKKWLLLWFIMYEPRIVSIEEKKTQEEFISQLFDPTSGLLTQDTKQERTCHYCTSGSVARTKGKRFQNMIHFSNRKDVWRFVHELGYSNESSSKTKGELYSVVCSPIDAALVATAGGDDRGFLWKIGQADWAFELQGNGFLRGFLHLGITYHSILKANMKKVKHLVEPPDSKTKLSLWKADLAQEGSFDEAIKGCTGVFHVATPMDFDSKDTEF, from the exons atgcATGGGAT AGGTGGAAAGAAATGGCTTCTGCTTTGGTTCATTATGTATGAACCCAGAATTGTCAGCATtgaagagaagaaaactcaAGAAGAATTCATTAGCCAACTATTTGATCCAACATCTGGACTATTAACTCAGGACACG AAACAGGAAAGGACATGCCATTATTGCACCAGTGGGTCAGTTGCTAGAACGAAAGGCAAACGATTTCAAAATATGATCCATTTCTCCAACCGAAAG GATGTTTGGAGATTTGTGCATGAATTAGGCTACAGCAATGAATCATCATCTAAAACCAAAG GGGAGTTGTACTCAGTTGTCTGCAGCCCAATAGATGCAGCCTTGGTGGCTACTGCAGGCGGTGATGACAGAGGATTTCTCTGGAAGATTGGCCAAGCGGATTGGGCTTTTGAGCTTCAAG GCAATGGGTTTCTGAGAGGTTTTCTGCATCTTGGGATCACTTATCATAGCATTCTCAAAG CTAACATGAAGAAGGTGAAGCATTTGGTGGAGCCGCCAGATTCCAAGACCAAATTGTCTCTGTGGAAGGCTGATCTTGCTCAAGAGGGAAGCTTTGATGAAGCCATTAAAGGTTGCACTGGTGTTTTCCATGTGGCAACCCCCATGGATTTTGACTCCAAGGACACTGAG TTCTAA